CATGGCGAGGCCGCCGCGCCGGTGGCCGAGCCAGGCCTTGGCGGCGTCGAACAGCGCCCGGCTCATGCCGGCCTTGGCGGCGAACTGCCCCATCAGCAGGAAGAAGGGGATCACCGTCAGCGAGTAGCTGGAGAACTGGAAGTAGGGGCCGGTCTTCAAGCTGGCGATCAGCGGCGCCCAGCCGCTCAGCAGCACATAGCCGGCGCCGCCGACCAGCAGCATCGCCAGCGCGACCGGGACGCGCAGCGCGAGCAGCGCGAGGAAGACCGGGAAGCTGGCGAGCGCGATGCCCACGTCACCCGGCCGCCCGCGGCCCGGCGCCGCGCTTGAGCGCCCGCAGGTCGTCGAGCGCCGTGGCCAGGCAGACCAGGGTCAGGACCGCCAGGCAGAAGGTCGCCGGCACGAAGCCCCACCAGAGGGGCAGGCCGAGCACCATGGTGCTCTCCCGGTAGCGGTGGAGGTCCAGCCCGCCGAGGGCCGCCTGCCAGGTGAGCAGCGCCGCGACGGCCGTGAAGGCGGCGTTGGCCGCCAGCGACAGGGCGGCGCGGGCCCGCGGCGGCGCGCGTCGCACCAGGAGGTCGACCGCGACGTTGCCGCGGGTGACCTGGCACCAGGGCAGGAAGGCGAAGACGGCGACCGCGGTGCCGGCCTCGATCAGCTCGAAGTCGCCGGGCAGGGGCGCACTCAGCAGCACCCGTCCGGCGATCGACAGGCAGGTCAGGACGGCGAGACCGCAGAGCAGCGCGCCGCCGGCCAGCGCGAGGCCGGCGCTGAGCCGGCGAAGCAGGGTACCGGGAGAGCCGCCTGGAGGGCCGCCGGGAGGACTGCGGTCTGGGGTCTCGGCCGCGCTCATGACCGCCGGGCGCCGGGGCAGGCGCCGGCGTCAGGACCCGTCATGCTTGGCGACCAGGGCCCGGGCGGCGTCGAGCAGGGCGGCGCCGTCCCGGCCGCGCTCGTCCATGCGCTTGACCCAGCCGTCGATCACCGGCTGGGTCGCCTGCTTCCAGCGGTCCAGCTCGGCGCCCTCGATCCGGTGGAAGCTGTCGCCCAGGGCGGCCGCCTTGTCCCGGCCGGGCGCCTCGGCGGCGTCCCAGACCGCGCCGACCCGCCGGGCCAGGGCCGCGCCGGCGTTGGCGTCGATCACGGCCTTGAGGTCGGCCGGCAGGGCCTCGTAGGTCGCCTTGTTCATGGCGAAGAGGAAGACGGCGGTATAGAGGCCGCGGTCGCCGGCGATCTCGGTGTGGGAATCGGTCAGCTCGTGCACCCTGAGCGGCAGCGTGACCTCGT
The nucleotide sequence above comes from Kiloniellales bacterium. Encoded proteins:
- a CDS encoding TRAP transporter small permease, encoding MSAAETPDRSPPGGPPGGSPGTLLRRLSAGLALAGGALLCGLAVLTCLSIAGRVLLSAPLPGDFELIEAGTAVAVFAFLPWCQVTRGNVAVDLLVRRAPPRARAALSLAANAAFTAVAALLTWQAALGGLDLHRYRESTMVLGLPLWWGFVPATFCLAVLTLVCLATALDDLRALKRGAGPRAAG